Proteins from one Planctomyces sp. SH-PL62 genomic window:
- a CDS encoding ABC transporter permease, producing the protein MIARLWWKETRQAWPIWAFLTAGGLALQASVGWYWGDEAGPGGYVAIALVVTLMYLFLIAAAIFAGERENGTLSMLDAIPIERWRVWAAKSTFALATTAALGLVLWLGARVFGGWSSEWSKGGAVTVVWGLNGLGWGLFWSSILGNALVAAILAMAFLSISLLSLVDLNPGPANLESAPSLLIVAGLATAASAVIFQRGGPPRRASSRARPSRLATVAATATAVVAREPRPPRIWRSVAPRLAWQTLGGVRAELWTLFVLGVVGPMLLAMNTTQSDLNLIVGICLGVVAILTGVAVFNGENRGCTHRFLLQHGARPGVVWGVKVLIWWGVAVGLWMAGSLPIWLSIRAQPIAFNAGVPAVMSWATSGLTIGFAAAVLCGMVFRRGIMAGMIALVVCLLIYIPLGALFAAQVFFPWHLPYLAAALLAVSWAWSGDWLLDRPGVGRWVRLALYSIAVPAVLIPFYIASRTWTVPTLPSGTAESLFQTSRIAAPVPDDQNAAPLYHEAQLQLGGDSQPILEDGKAPEWWSGSWSFVSGDLDAHDPALAAWLGRIEPALATLRKASRMPSCRFGELSKATEFRPSPEPAPYSLMTPVVVSARVRQARGDLEGAWTEVETLLRMARQFSFTPSWSYSLFEPAGLGLAMRWAGDPRQTADSLERGLRAWRDLPPAAKKADRVRIDAVVFRNTLATPRADLVDGLFFGWAAGGRKKVQPLERLRYDLQTTPWEIERARKVFALLAAARIQEIETRPSELATSPQPWTPRLAFNWDEGAGRVRSISADELEFLSQTTSLARYSRLWQGLSSFDRDETARRALNQIFLLRIWQARHEGKLPQSLLELRSSRPDLDGEPFRGDGVAELDLYTSKPFGYIPSQGQHLLPLGSYEPIGPDRVSFERLRSTADCWLLYSVGPDAIDDRAMRNLDYSGQGDIIFPLKDGVKPPEPAAP; encoded by the coding sequence GGGCGTTCCTGACCGCGGGAGGGCTGGCGTTGCAAGCGTCGGTCGGTTGGTACTGGGGCGACGAGGCCGGGCCGGGCGGATACGTCGCCATCGCCCTCGTGGTCACGCTGATGTACCTGTTCCTGATCGCCGCGGCGATCTTCGCCGGCGAGCGTGAGAACGGGACGCTGTCGATGCTTGACGCGATCCCGATCGAGCGTTGGCGGGTCTGGGCCGCCAAATCGACGTTCGCGCTCGCCACGACGGCCGCGCTGGGGCTGGTGCTCTGGCTCGGGGCGCGTGTCTTCGGGGGGTGGTCGTCGGAGTGGTCGAAAGGGGGGGCCGTGACGGTCGTCTGGGGGCTGAACGGCCTGGGGTGGGGGCTCTTCTGGTCCTCGATCCTGGGCAACGCCCTGGTCGCCGCGATCCTGGCGATGGCCTTCCTGAGCATCAGCCTGCTTTCGCTCGTGGACCTGAACCCGGGGCCGGCCAACTTGGAATCCGCGCCATCGCTCCTGATCGTGGCGGGGCTCGCCACGGCGGCCTCGGCGGTGATCTTCCAGCGGGGCGGGCCGCCCCGGCGCGCGTCGTCCCGCGCCAGGCCGTCGAGGCTCGCGACGGTCGCGGCGACGGCGACGGCGGTCGTCGCCAGAGAGCCTCGGCCGCCTCGAATCTGGCGAAGCGTCGCGCCGAGGCTCGCCTGGCAGACGCTGGGCGGGGTGCGGGCGGAACTCTGGACGCTCTTCGTGCTCGGCGTGGTCGGCCCCATGCTGCTCGCCATGAACACGACCCAGTCCGATCTGAACTTGATCGTGGGCATCTGCCTGGGCGTGGTGGCGATCCTGACCGGCGTGGCCGTTTTCAACGGTGAGAATCGGGGATGCACGCATCGGTTCCTGCTCCAGCACGGGGCGAGGCCCGGCGTCGTGTGGGGAGTCAAGGTGCTGATCTGGTGGGGAGTCGCGGTCGGGCTCTGGATGGCCGGCAGCCTCCCCATCTGGCTGTCGATCCGGGCCCAGCCCATCGCGTTCAACGCCGGGGTCCCCGCGGTGATGTCCTGGGCGACGAGCGGCTTGACGATCGGGTTCGCGGCGGCGGTCCTCTGCGGGATGGTCTTCCGTCGCGGGATCATGGCGGGGATGATCGCGCTGGTCGTCTGCCTCCTGATCTATATCCCCCTCGGCGCTCTCTTCGCCGCTCAGGTCTTCTTTCCCTGGCATCTCCCGTACCTCGCGGCGGCGCTGCTGGCCGTGAGCTGGGCCTGGAGCGGAGACTGGCTGCTCGATCGGCCGGGCGTGGGCCGGTGGGTTCGGCTCGCACTCTATTCGATCGCCGTCCCCGCCGTGCTGATCCCGTTCTACATCGCGAGTCGGACGTGGACCGTGCCGACGCTCCCGTCGGGTACCGCGGAGTCCCTGTTCCAGACTTCCAGGATCGCCGCGCCGGTCCCCGACGACCAGAACGCGGCCCCGCTGTATCACGAGGCCCAACTCCAGCTCGGTGGGGATTCGCAACCCATTCTCGAAGACGGGAAGGCTCCGGAATGGTGGAGCGGGTCCTGGTCGTTCGTGTCGGGGGATTTGGACGCGCATGACCCGGCCCTGGCCGCCTGGCTGGGCCGGATCGAGCCGGCGCTGGCGACGTTGCGGAAGGCGTCGCGAATGCCGTCCTGCCGGTTCGGCGAGTTGAGCAAGGCGACGGAGTTCCGACCGTCTCCCGAACCGGCGCCGTACTCGCTGATGACGCCCGTGGTCGTTTCGGCGCGCGTCCGCCAGGCCCGGGGCGACCTGGAGGGCGCCTGGACCGAGGTCGAGACGCTGCTTCGCATGGCTCGACAATTCTCGTTCACCCCGTCATGGTCGTACTCCTTGTTCGAGCCGGCGGGGCTCGGGCTTGCGATGCGATGGGCGGGCGACCCTCGCCAGACGGCCGACTCCCTTGAAAGGGGACTCCGGGCGTGGCGGGACCTCCCCCCCGCCGCGAAGAAGGCCGATCGGGTCCGGATCGACGCCGTGGTCTTCCGCAACACGCTGGCGACGCCCCGGGCCGATCTGGTCGACGGCCTCTTCTTCGGGTGGGCCGCCGGAGGCCGCAAGAAGGTCCAACCGCTCGAGCGGTTGAGGTACGACCTCCAGACGACTCCCTGGGAGATTGAACGCGCCCGCAAGGTGTTCGCCCTCCTGGCGGCGGCCCGGATCCAGGAGATCGAGACCAGGCCGAGCGAGCTGGCGACGTCCCCCCAACCCTGGACTCCACGCCTCGCGTTCAACTGGGACGAAGGAGCCGGCCGGGTCCGGTCGATCTCTGCCGACGAGCTCGAGTTCCTCTCCCAGACCACGAGCCTCGCCCGTTACTCCAGACTCTGGCAGGGCCTCTCGTCGTTCGATCGGGACGAGACGGCGCGACGAGCCCTGAACCAGATCTTCCTCCTTCGGATCTGGCAGGCCCGGCACGAAGGGAAGTTGCCCCAGTCGCTCCTGGAATTGAGAAGCTCCCGGCCCGACCTCGACGGCGAGCCCTTCCGCGGGGACGGCGTCGCCGAGCTGGACCTCTACACCTCGAAGCCCTTCGGCTACATCCCGTCGCAGGGGCAGCACCTGCTGCCGCTCGGGTCCTACGAACCGATCGGCCCCGATCGCGTGAGCTTTGAGAGACTCCGCTCGACGGCCGATTGCTGGCTGCTCTACAGCGTCGGCCCGGATGCCATCGACGACCGGGCCATGCGAAACCTCGACTACAGCGGACAAGGCGACATCATCTTCCCGCTCAAGGACGGCGTGAAGCCGCCCGAACCCGCCGCCCCCTGA
- a CDS encoding esterase/lipase family protein — protein MGETRPAGVPYARRRFLFGAAMAMSAPSLLRAGAVDPDHALHRAASAWRRAVLARKARAPECVDLYYESAVFAFAAMAACPDPSSRDAAKAQSLYNDSLGDCLRAAMRHGAIDPRSRLIVQTPSGARHVPIVHHGFVWSPEDFQRLVDPDDAPRNPSNSRDHTRAGVGATQVVERKNPHARIDDAFLPDVSYFPATAVLRPDLDAWLGGVDGGPGDVLEFHDPLRVRSVPLAGVRRRLAGDIDSPISFLEESTGGRESGWAGLVNPSQEIHRAFLGMLEPFQPGKIPIVFVHGLYDTPYTFTDLMNGLRAKPGFLDRYQILGFRYPTGITFLHSAALFRGALHRFEATLDPSQSDPGVQNTVLIGHSMGGLLSKFQVVSSGEAFYDLALSRPLASLVTSEASRAFLANLFYFDPVPFVRRAIFVATPHDGSALVTQPVGRIGDSLIQQPEDLRPLIAQLERDNPGAVRRYMHDLPSSIAMLRRRDPTLRTLRSRATSPDLTIHTLAGTAGLPLVIARGDGVVPIPSALHGGAESQTLVPEIHTTINSSEYTLVEVDRILRRHAATTETAAR, from the coding sequence ATGGGTGAGACTCGGCCAGCCGGGGTTCCGTATGCGCGTCGACGCTTCCTGTTCGGCGCGGCGATGGCGATGTCGGCGCCGAGCCTCCTCAGGGCGGGCGCCGTCGATCCCGATCACGCCTTGCATCGGGCGGCCTCGGCCTGGCGACGGGCGGTCCTCGCCCGCAAGGCCCGCGCGCCGGAATGCGTCGATCTCTACTACGAGAGCGCCGTGTTCGCGTTCGCCGCGATGGCGGCGTGCCCCGATCCTTCCAGCCGAGACGCGGCGAAGGCGCAAAGCCTCTACAACGACAGCCTTGGCGACTGCCTGCGCGCGGCGATGCGGCATGGGGCGATCGACCCCCGCTCGCGGCTGATCGTCCAGACGCCCAGCGGGGCGCGGCACGTCCCGATCGTCCACCACGGATTCGTCTGGTCGCCCGAGGATTTCCAACGGCTGGTCGACCCGGACGACGCGCCCCGGAACCCATCCAACTCCCGCGACCACACGCGGGCGGGCGTGGGGGCGACCCAGGTCGTGGAGCGGAAGAATCCGCACGCGAGGATCGACGACGCCTTCCTCCCGGACGTGTCCTACTTCCCGGCGACGGCCGTGCTGCGGCCCGACCTCGACGCCTGGCTCGGCGGGGTCGACGGGGGGCCGGGAGACGTGCTGGAGTTCCACGATCCGCTCCGGGTCCGGTCCGTCCCGCTGGCCGGCGTGCGTCGGAGGTTGGCCGGCGACATCGATTCGCCGATCTCCTTCCTGGAAGAGTCCACCGGCGGTCGCGAATCGGGATGGGCCGGTCTGGTGAACCCCAGCCAGGAGATCCACCGGGCCTTCCTCGGGATGCTCGAGCCGTTTCAGCCGGGCAAGATCCCGATCGTCTTCGTCCACGGCCTGTACGACACCCCGTACACCTTCACCGACCTCATGAACGGCCTGCGGGCGAAGCCGGGGTTCCTGGACCGCTATCAGATCCTGGGATTCCGATATCCCACCGGGATCACCTTCCTCCACTCGGCGGCCCTCTTCCGGGGCGCGCTCCATCGTTTCGAGGCGACGCTCGACCCGTCGCAATCCGATCCGGGGGTGCAGAACACGGTCCTGATCGGCCACAGCATGGGGGGGCTGCTCTCCAAATTCCAGGTCGTCTCCAGCGGCGAAGCCTTCTACGATCTGGCCCTGTCGCGGCCGTTGGCCTCCCTGGTCACCAGCGAGGCCTCGCGCGCGTTCCTGGCGAACCTGTTCTACTTCGACCCCGTGCCGTTCGTCCGTCGGGCGATCTTCGTCGCCACCCCCCACGACGGCTCCGCGCTGGTGACGCAGCCGGTCGGTCGGATCGGCGACAGCCTGATCCAGCAACCCGAAGACCTGCGGCCGCTCATCGCGCAGCTCGAACGCGACAACCCGGGAGCGGTGCGGCGTTACATGCACGACCTGCCCAGCAGCATCGCGATGCTCAGGCGCCGCGACCCGACCCTTCGGACGCTTCGAAGCCGCGCGACGAGTCCCGACCTGACGATCCACACCCTCGCCGGCACCGCGGGCCTCCCCCTGGTGATCGCCCGCGGCGACGGCGTCGTGCCGATCCCGAGCGCCCTCCACGGCGGCGCCGAGAGTCAGACCCTCGTCCCCGAGATCCACACGACCATCAACTCCAGCGAGTACACCCTGGTCGAGGTCGACCGCATCCTCCGCCGCCACGCCGCGACGACCGAGACGGCCGCTCGCTGA